From Uloborus diversus isolate 005 chromosome 8, Udiv.v.3.1, whole genome shotgun sequence, a single genomic window includes:
- the LOC129228043 gene encoding THO complex subunit 5 homolog B-like, translating to MNKREKQESSTREKKVKRVKTHHARPNILSLASVNIDCFRLEEAETIEDCHLKFKETCDKIRKHFHSILLAKQRNGDKSASIEDHRTDICLLVMCLKKLNRLDKHQWKKSRDAVNERKQKVDALNLQYQNLLYEVTHLQKEVTKCLEFRSKDEEIELVSVDEFYKDAPESISNPKVTKVDPHELTMARLMWELEQRKQFALKLKEAEIAKEEHKQKIKKLKDQLSNVLPTLQSIIEAAEPLQSKLGMPFQAMHVKHKAAKFLPKPLYILYLHACAYRESLDRKIQIAIEGNIDEAKNLQLKTEDLSEESGESDQEENVDLSMHRRSVTSRKDDTSKDIFKKHPMTVLLTVESKDAKIILEFKYLFHLQIVTVSVVSVSPQHGSSDALGNLLKWDTFLNCLFPGDTGRETPNHANQFLLRKFGCEEMPFANETTGWPYVWAQHVSGLGFLTPQDEEITDMKRQWKLSFYHIENTVQSIRSRLISRFQLRQQIISLDQRFSIPDSFAALYPQNVSTQVKKWMPIEFKEAMNYANAEELVELNIISEDVMMFKAEIQRGSALMVILVAIPPDYPGRTPVFLLQLFWKGSHTAVTNGALRELEEEVNVHFVENLPEEFKSNLLVCQMHHLVVCFDVFLETESCDSFEGVNEFKREKVVARSSRGRSHSRPYKCISTQGIFTFR from the exons ATGAACAAAAGAGAGAAACAAGAGTCTAGTACTagagagaaaaaagtaaaacgtGTGAAAACTCATCATGCCCGGCCAAATATTTTATCTTTAGCCTCT gtgAACATTGACTGTTTCCGTTTAGAAGAAGCAGAGACCATTGAAGATTGTCATTTAAAGTTTAAAGAAACATGTGATAAAATAAGAAAGCATTTTCATTCAATATTATTGGCAAAACAGCGAAATGGAGATAAG AGTGCTAGCATTGAAGACCACAGGACTGATATTTGTCTTCTGGTTATGTGCTTAAAAAAACTTAATCGACTGGACAAACATCAATGGAAAAAGTCCCGTGATGCAGTTAACGAG agaAAGCAGAAAGTTGATGCTCTGAATCTTCAGTATCAGAATCTTTTGTATGAAGTAACACATTTGCAAAAGGAAGTTACTAAGTGCCTTGAATTCAG ATCAAAAGATGAAGAGATTGAACTAGTTTCAGTTGATGAATTTTATAAAGATGCTCCTGAAAGTATTTCAAATCCT AAAGTTACGAAAGTCGATCCTCATGAATTGACCATGGCTCGTCTCATGTGGGAATTGGAGCAACGAAAACA ATTTGCTTTGAAGCTGAAGGAAGCAGAAATTGCGAAGGAGGAacataaacagaaaattaaaaaactgaaggATCAGTTGTCTAATGTTCTGCCTACATTACAATCTATCATTGAA GCTGCCGAACCCCTTCAAAGCAAGCTCGGGATGCCTTTCCAAGCAATGCATGTAAAGCACAAAGCTGCTAAATTTTTACCAAAACCACTTTATATCTTATATCTCCATGCTTGTGCATACAGAGAATCTCTTG atAGAAAAATACAAATTGCTATTGAAGGAAATATTGATGAAGCTAAAAATTTGCAGCTGAAAACAGAAGATTTAT ctgaagaAAGTGGCGAATCAGATCAAGAAGAGAATGTTGATCTG AGCATGCATAGACGCTCAGTTACTTCCAGAAAGGATGATACaagtaaagacatttttaaaaagcatcCAATGACAGTTCTTTTGACTGTTGAAAgtaaag ATGCTAAAATTATTTTGGAGTTCAAATATCTTTTTCACCTTCAGATTGTAACAGTATCTGTTGTATCAGTTAGTCCTCAGCATGGATCTTCAGATGCTTTGGG aaatcttttGAAATGGGACACATTTTTGAATTGCTTGTTTCCTGGAGATACTGGAAGAGAAACGCCCAATCATGCTAACCAATTTTTGTTGCGGAAATTTGG ATGTGAAGAAATGCCTTTTGCAAATGAGACAACTGGTTGGCCATATGTATGGGCTCAACATGTGTCGGGGCTGGGATTTCTAACTCCTCAAGATGAAGAAATTACAGACATGAAAAGACAATGGAAGTTGTCTTTTTATCACATAGAAAATACTGTTCAAAGCATTCGCTCTAGACTCATATCTCGCTTTCAACTACGTCAGCAAATAATTTCTCTAg ATCAAAGATTCAGCATTCCGGATTCTTTTGCTGCATTATATCCTCAGAATGTTTCCACTCAAGTGAAAAAATGGATGCCTATTGAATTCAAAGAAGCTATG AATTATGCTAATGCTGAAGAACTGGTAGAATTAAACATTATCAGTGAAGATGTAATGATGTTTAAAGCAGAAATTCAAAGAGGCTCAG CTTTAATGGTGATCTTAGTTGCAATCCCTCCTGATTACCCTGGAAGAACACCAGTTTTTCTTCTTCAGCTGTTTTGGAAAGGCAGTCATACTGCTGTTACAAATGGTGCATTAAGA gaGCTGGAAGAAGAAGTTAATGtgcattttgttgaaaatttaccTGAAGAATTCAAATCAAATCTTCTAGTGTGTCAAATGCATCACCTTGTAGTTTGTTTTGATGTATTTCTAGAGACAGAATCTTGTGATTCATTTGAAGGTGTAAATGAATTCAAAAGGGAAAAGGTTGTTGCCAGATCATCCAg GGGAAGAAGCCACAGTAGACCTTACAAATGCATTTCAACTCAAGGCATTTTCACGTTTAGATAG